Proteins encoded together in one Candidatus Bathyarchaeota archaeon window:
- a CDS encoding ATP-binding cassette domain-containing protein: MLQVINAQGLTKDYDKLRAVDSVTFEINKKECFGFLGPNGAGKTTIMRMIQGVSPKTGGNLKINGIEVEDNPREIQDMLGVVPQENNLDPDFTVLKNLLVFARYFDIPKDEARKRSLKLLKFVQLQDKKDINIEKLSGGMKRRLILARALLNNPKILILDEPTTGLDPQARHMVWEKIRSLKKQGVTVVLTTHYMEEASQLCDRLVIMDLGKILVKGKPQELIQEHIGNEVVETDNKKDVRICLDEDNENYEILGDMIHVFTNDPNKLTSKLIRKCNLGKITIRQATLEDVFLKLTGKKLRD; encoded by the coding sequence ATGCTTCAAGTGATTAATGCACAAGGATTAACCAAGGATTATGATAAACTACGAGCCGTAGATAGTGTAACCTTTGAGATTAATAAAAAGGAATGTTTTGGCTTTTTAGGACCTAACGGTGCCGGTAAAACGACAATTATGAGAATGATACAAGGCGTATCTCCGAAAACTGGTGGAAATCTTAAAATTAACGGTATAGAAGTTGAAGACAATCCTAGAGAAATCCAAGATATGCTCGGCGTTGTTCCTCAAGAAAACAATCTGGATCCAGATTTTACAGTTCTGAAGAATTTACTTGTTTTCGCAAGATATTTTGATATTCCAAAGGATGAAGCTAGAAAAAGGTCATTAAAACTCTTGAAATTCGTTCAACTTCAAGATAAGAAAGATATCAATATTGAGAAACTTTCTGGTGGAATGAAGAGGAGGCTAATTCTAGCTAGAGCTTTATTAAACAATCCAAAGATACTAATTTTGGATGAACCCACTACTGGTCTTGACCCTCAAGCTAGACACATGGTCTGGGAAAAAATTCGAAGCCTAAAAAAACAAGGAGTTACAGTTGTCTTGACAACTCACTATATGGAGGAAGCCTCTCAACTATGCGATAGGCTTGTCATTATGGATTTGGGAAAAATATTGGTCAAGGGCAAACCTCAGGAACTTATTCAAGAGCATATAGGTAATGAGGTTGTTGAGACTGATAATAAAAAAGATGTTAGAATTTGCTTAGATGAAGACAACGAGAATTATGAAATCCTTGGTGATATGATACATGTCTTTACAAACGATCCAAACAAATTGACTTCCAAACTGATTCGTAAATGCAATCTTGGTAAAATCACGATAAGACAGGCAACATTAGAAGATGTGTTTCTTAAACTTACAGGTAAAAAATTAAGAGATTAA
- a CDS encoding peptidylprolyl isomerase, translating into MPIKNGDEVKIHYIAKLQDGRTVENTYNDEPQSFKIGQHVLLPALEDNLIGLKKGDKKEITISPDKAFGEKKENLIQEVPKSIFKNGVSENSPGDVVEMTSEDENRILATIHELKKDSVILDLNHPLAGETITYNMEVIDIK; encoded by the coding sequence ATGCCGATAAAAAACGGAGATGAAGTAAAAATCCATTATATTGCTAAGCTTCAAGATGGAAGAACCGTAGAGAATACCTACAATGATGAACCTCAAAGTTTTAAAATTGGTCAACATGTATTACTGCCAGCTCTTGAGGATAATCTAATTGGATTAAAAAAAGGGGATAAGAAAGAGATTACTATTTCTCCTGACAAAGCATTCGGCGAGAAAAAAGAAAATTTAATCCAAGAAGTGCCTAAATCGATCTTTAAGAACGGGGTATCAGAAAATTCTCCAGGCGACGTTGTTGAAATGACATCCGAAGATGAAAATAGAATTCTTGCCACTATTCATGAATTAAAGAAAGATTCAGTTATTTTGGATCTTAATCATCCTTTGGCAGGAGAGACTATTACGTATAACATGGAAGTTATCGACATAAAATGA
- a CDS encoding XdhC family protein gives MLDIYEKVVELLEKKENFAIVTVIEIEGSTPRGVGTKMIVEENRKTYGTIGGGCLESAAIEEGLIAIKERNLKTVKYTLEEMDKGGIGMRCGGDIELLIEPICL, from the coding sequence ATGCTAGATATCTATGAGAAAGTTGTTGAGCTTTTAGAAAAGAAAGAAAATTTCGCTATTGTCACGGTTATTGAAATCGAGGGATCCACTCCAAGAGGGGTAGGAACAAAAATGATAGTCGAAGAAAACAGAAAAACCTACGGAACAATTGGTGGCGGATGCTTAGAATCAGCTGCAATAGAAGAGGGCCTTATTGCTATAAAAGAGAGAAATTTGAAGACCGTAAAATATACCTTAGAAGAGATGGATAAAGGCGGCATTGGAATGCGATGTGGGGGAGATATTGAACTATTGATAGAACCAATCTGCCTTTAA
- a CDS encoding DUF5050 domain-containing protein, producing MVSCKSLIKKESNYFYKKKGRFFVILGLILLISSNYIQYTHGADPRADVGYANLAPKTSLQRNLDAYGKGPFCASCHDMLYPQPPEELIIPAPSPKVYKTTTMEPGLKRLTDHPGRDVGAIYNPIGDKIIWKTDRLGNWTIWGMNSDGSEKRQLTSENTISGWPTWSPDGEEVVYWSWNLVSNTCDIWKMEVNGDPKIQLTLDGSFKGPPQWSPKGDRIAYTSNLTGNMEAYVMNIDGSESKKLTDGHNPNFWVESRVTWHPDGERLYYQVTTFPLPPNTSTIIPDDVAFVEIYVVNVDTGEQKNLTPNLHENVRSVSPDGKKLICISLRSPNYGLWVMDNDGNNQIPLTWDGAERDIQPNVGDRAPHISPDGKKIVYWSLKASEQSDIWMINIDGSNQTRLTSNLYKDIYPTWSPDGEKIIFESDRTGNFDIWQLSLDRSIVVNAEFENILVKGSNDKAIVTIEQSKDYNSLIKIEKIGIHFNWDSENAYVEQTFETPPILSKLDDALRTELEFSIPEDASLGYHYYDIKIQYGEVISGEEDSIKSYEHTSGDAEVGTFEQRQCDILYKEINTELEQLHNEAISRSFSVGQFPSETSEPLMGYFSFLTEPETDYYVKANDDFLKAKNLYIYGDYDNALVLFQEIKALLNEASK from the coding sequence ATGGTAAGTTGCAAATCATTGATCAAAAAAGAATCTAATTATTTTTATAAAAAGAAAGGTCGTTTCTTCGTTATCTTAGGATTAATTCTGTTAATTTCCTCAAATTACATACAATATACGCATGGTGCTGATCCTAGAGCTGACGTAGGTTATGCAAATCTCGCTCCAAAAACATCTCTCCAGAGAAATCTTGATGCTTATGGAAAAGGTCCATTCTGTGCTAGTTGTCATGACATGCTATACCCTCAACCTCCAGAAGAACTGATTATTCCAGCCCCATCTCCTAAAGTGTATAAAACTACTACTATGGAGCCCGGATTGAAAAGACTCACAGATCATCCTGGTAGAGATGTAGGCGCAATTTATAATCCTATAGGAGATAAGATAATCTGGAAAACAGATAGGCTTGGAAATTGGACTATCTGGGGTATGAATTCTGATGGAAGCGAAAAGAGACAATTAACCTCAGAAAATACAATCAGCGGTTGGCCAACATGGAGTCCAGATGGAGAAGAAGTTGTATATTGGTCTTGGAATCTTGTATCAAATACTTGCGACATATGGAAGATGGAAGTTAATGGGGATCCAAAAATTCAGCTCACATTGGACGGGAGTTTCAAAGGTCCGCCCCAATGGAGCCCCAAGGGCGATAGAATAGCCTACACTAGTAACTTAACGGGGAATATGGAGGCTTACGTTATGAATATTGATGGTAGCGAAAGCAAGAAACTAACTGATGGTCATAATCCCAATTTCTGGGTAGAGAGTCGCGTCACTTGGCACCCAGATGGGGAAAGACTATACTATCAAGTAACGACTTTTCCACTACCTCCAAATACAAGTACTATAATTCCTGATGATGTAGCATTCGTTGAAATATATGTTGTCAATGTAGATACAGGGGAACAGAAAAATCTTACACCCAACCTTCATGAAAACGTCCGGAGTGTCAGTCCTGATGGAAAAAAGTTGATTTGTATCTCACTACGTTCACCTAACTATGGACTCTGGGTCATGGATAATGATGGAAACAACCAGATTCCTTTAACATGGGATGGGGCTGAAAGGGATATACAACCCAATGTAGGAGATAGGGCACCTCACATTAGCCCGGATGGCAAGAAAATTGTATATTGGTCATTGAAAGCTTCAGAACAGTCTGACATTTGGATGATCAATATCGATGGAAGCAATCAGACTAGATTGACTAGCAATCTCTATAAAGATATCTACCCTACCTGGAGTCCTGATGGCGAAAAAATAATTTTTGAATCTGATAGAACTGGCAATTTTGATATCTGGCAACTTTCATTAGATAGATCCATAGTTGTGAATGCTGAATTTGAAAATATTCTGGTCAAAGGAAGCAATGACAAAGCAATTGTAACAATTGAACAATCGAAGGATTATAATAGCCTGATAAAAATTGAAAAGATTGGTATTCATTTTAACTGGGATAGTGAAAATGCATATGTTGAACAAACATTCGAAACGCCTCCAATACTTTCTAAATTAGATGATGCATTAAGGACTGAACTGGAATTTTCAATACCCGAAGATGCCTCGCTTGGATATCACTACTACGATATCAAAATCCAATATGGTGAAGTGATAAGCGGAGAAGAAGACTCAATTAAGAGCTATGAACACACCTCTGGAGATGCAGAAGTAGGAACATTTGAACAACGCCAATGCGATATACTTTATAAAGAGATTAACACTGAATTGGAACAACTTCATAATGAAGCGATAAGTAGATCCTTCTCTGTTGGTCAATTTCCATCCGAAACCAGCGAGCCTCTGATGGGATACTTCTCTTTTCTAACAGAACCGGAAACAGACTATTATGTTAAGGCGAATGATGATTTCCTTAAGGCAAAGAATTTGTACATCTATGGAGATTACGATAATGCTTTAGTACTTTTCCAAGAAATCAAAGCTCTCCTGAATGAAGCTTCAAAATAA
- a CDS encoding helix-turn-helix domain-containing protein, giving the protein MSQRWDKPYHVIIEIENKRCKVFKMLEKQGIHQFKVNDIRSSSKGSFGHLVELDQDQIKKIAQHKLIEIGIEGTKGNSSTTWIESKGCEVCNTILSHGSFLISGRTLQDFTLTYTFIVPSFKAYRNIITVLEDLGLQLKVRKLGKFEPKKEILTEKQEKILWLALSAGYFEFPKKIDSAKLSHKLGISPSTLSEITRRGIRRLLEHYFKMA; this is encoded by the coding sequence ATGAGTCAACGATGGGATAAGCCTTACCATGTTATCATCGAAATTGAAAATAAACGATGTAAAGTATTCAAAATGCTAGAGAAACAAGGGATACATCAATTTAAGGTAAATGATATCAGAAGTTCAAGCAAAGGATCTTTTGGACACTTGGTAGAGTTAGATCAAGATCAGATTAAAAAAATCGCTCAACATAAATTAATCGAAATCGGTATAGAAGGAACTAAAGGAAATTCATCAACTACTTGGATAGAAAGTAAAGGTTGCGAAGTATGCAATACTATCCTTTCACATGGGTCATTTTTGATATCTGGCAGGACTCTTCAGGATTTCACACTAACTTATACTTTCATAGTACCGAGCTTTAAGGCCTATAGAAATATAATAACGGTTTTAGAAGATCTAGGCCTACAGCTGAAAGTTCGGAAGTTGGGAAAATTCGAGCCAAAAAAAGAGATATTAACAGAAAAACAAGAAAAGATTTTATGGCTTGCATTGAGTGCAGGATACTTTGAATTTCCTAAAAAGATTGATTCAGCTAAACTTTCACATAAATTAGGGATTAGTCCATCTACATTATCAGAAATCACAAGGCGGGGAATACGTCGATTATTAGAGCATTATTTTAAAATGGCATAA
- a CDS encoding ABC transporter permease, with amino-acid sequence MSIQYFRLPDISYRVWKIWFRNRDVFLKTAKVNFIPPFLEPILYLLALGFGLGLFVGEINGIPYPIFIAPALISISMMNTAFFECTFASFVRMYYQKTFDAIISTPINLDEVIFGEILWGSTKSVINASIILFVISIFQLAKFPESLFIIPFSFLVGLVFSSIAMCFTAIVPTIENFNYPTFLFITPMFLFSGTFFPISVLPELMQYISFILFPLTHVVYVTRSFTTGMIGTGILFSIIWLTLVGIFLTILSINLMKKRLII; translated from the coding sequence TTGAGCATTCAGTATTTCCGACTTCCAGACATATCCTACAGAGTATGGAAGATTTGGTTTAGAAATAGAGATGTGTTCTTAAAAACTGCAAAGGTAAACTTTATTCCACCCTTTCTTGAGCCCATACTCTACTTACTTGCCCTTGGTTTTGGTTTAGGATTATTTGTTGGCGAGATTAATGGGATTCCTTATCCCATATTCATCGCTCCAGCCTTAATCAGTATTTCAATGATGAATACAGCATTTTTTGAATGTACTTTTGCTTCTTTTGTAAGAATGTATTACCAAAAGACCTTTGATGCGATAATTAGTACACCGATCAATCTTGACGAAGTCATCTTCGGTGAAATACTTTGGGGATCTACTAAGAGCGTTATTAACGCTTCAATAATATTGTTTGTAATCTCAATCTTTCAATTAGCAAAGTTTCCTGAATCACTATTCATAATTCCCTTTTCATTTTTAGTTGGATTAGTATTTTCTTCCATTGCGATGTGTTTTACGGCAATTGTTCCTACAATTGAAAATTTCAACTATCCAACTTTCCTGTTTATTACTCCAATGTTTCTATTTAGTGGAACGTTCTTTCCAATTTCAGTCCTTCCGGAGCTTATGCAATATATTTCATTTATTCTATTTCCACTTACACATGTAGTATACGTTACAAGATCGTTTACAACTGGGATGATTGGTACAGGAATTCTATTTAGTATTATCTGGCTTACATTAGTTGGGATATTTTTAACAATTCTTTCTATTAATCTGATGAAAAAAAGACTAATAATCTAA
- a CDS encoding GNAT family N-acetyltransferase, with the protein MIDFDEYESAWEELWRLRHQNIFTFPGVLKVWWREFKGNYELNLLEVKENSALIGIAPLIRRDDKAYFMGSTNVFDYLDFIIVPDKENYFFNELIDFFKKTCIKCLDLKSVRHDSSVITNLIELARKQMLDVSCNEEDSLLEMNLASNWDDYLNCLPSRYRHELRRKLRRFEEAGKTNFEIFDNIEKISESTDLFFEQFRACRIDKAIFMTSGMERFFRSFIKAMSEAQLLKLGILELNESNLAMIICLDDGETLYLYNNCFDPQYRKLNLGFVSKALTIKYSIEKGRKMFNFLKGTERYKYHLGGKESKLYNCQILF; encoded by the coding sequence TTGATAGATTTCGATGAGTATGAGTCTGCTTGGGAAGAGCTGTGGCGGCTTAGACATCAAAATATCTTCACTTTTCCTGGGGTACTTAAAGTTTGGTGGCGCGAGTTTAAAGGAAACTATGAGCTAAATCTCCTAGAAGTAAAGGAAAATTCTGCTTTGATTGGAATAGCGCCATTGATTAGAAGAGATGACAAGGCCTACTTCATGGGCAGTACAAATGTTTTTGACTACCTAGATTTTATCATTGTTCCTGACAAAGAGAATTATTTCTTCAATGAACTGATTGATTTTTTTAAAAAAACATGTATAAAATGTTTGGACCTAAAATCGGTTAGACATGATTCTTCTGTAATAACCAATCTAATAGAATTGGCTCGCAAGCAGATGTTAGACGTATCTTGCAATGAGGAAGACTCTCTGTTAGAAATGAATTTGGCTTCCAATTGGGATGATTATTTGAATTGTTTGCCATCTAGGTATAGGCATGAATTAAGACGTAAGCTTAGGAGATTTGAAGAAGCTGGTAAAACCAATTTTGAGATATTTGATAATATAGAAAAAATTTCCGAATCTACGGATCTTTTTTTTGAACAATTTAGAGCATGCAGGATTGATAAAGCGATTTTTATGACATCTGGGATGGAAAGATTTTTTAGATCATTTATAAAGGCCATGTCTGAGGCGCAGCTTCTAAAGCTTGGAATTTTAGAATTGAACGAATCAAATTTGGCTATGATTATTTGTCTTGATGACGGGGAGACATTATATCTTTATAATAATTGCTTCGATCCTCAGTATCGAAAACTAAATCTAGGATTTGTAAGTAAGGCACTAACTATAAAATATAGTATCGAAAAAGGTAGAAAGATGTTCAATTTTTTGAAAGGTACTGAAAGATATAAATATCATTTGGGTGGAAAAGAATCCAAACTTTATAATTGTCAAATATTGTTCTGA
- a CDS encoding glycosyltransferase, with product MGTNHRKYKIAMLSVHTCPIKRPGGKDTGGMNVYVRELAKDMGQKGHFVDVYTRAHDPEENKTVNLGPNSRLVHIKAGEIAEIDKATIYPNLHNFARNMRDFVETRNLQYDLIHSHYWMSGCVGDLIQSRMSVPHITMFHTLGHIKNLIKVGENEPNFRIKAEKNLVKNCNRIVASTDMEKSQLIDFYGASPETISVVPCGVNLDLFKPMNKGFARQELQLDDDEHVILFVGRIVPLKGIENLLKAMKYLSNKKIKLVVVGGDDYSRLEVKRLKRLSYQLQVHKSVIFLSSMEQKILPYFYSASDVCVIPSFYESFGLVALESLACGTPVITTDVGCMKSVINEPKTGYIISNNTPHNLANKISYLLKKPNADSHSIRESITRFSWSNIAETIINEYDSITKTNFNR from the coding sequence TTGGGTACAAATCATAGAAAATATAAAATTGCAATGTTAAGTGTTCATACTTGCCCTATTAAAAGGCCTGGAGGAAAAGATACTGGGGGTATGAATGTATACGTCAGAGAACTAGCAAAAGATATGGGGCAAAAAGGTCATTTTGTAGACGTATATACAAGGGCTCATGATCCTGAAGAAAATAAGACTGTTAATTTAGGTCCTAATTCTAGATTAGTTCATATTAAAGCTGGTGAAATCGCAGAAATAGATAAAGCAACAATTTATCCTAATCTGCATAACTTTGCTCGTAATATGAGAGATTTTGTTGAGACTCGCAACCTTCAATACGATTTAATTCATAGCCATTATTGGATGTCAGGATGTGTTGGAGATCTGATCCAAAGTCGGATGAGTGTTCCTCATATCACTATGTTTCACACTCTAGGGCATATCAAAAATTTAATAAAAGTTGGTGAGAACGAACCAAATTTCAGAATAAAGGCTGAGAAGAATTTAGTGAAAAATTGCAACCGAATTGTTGCTTCTACTGATATGGAAAAAAGTCAACTCATCGATTTTTATGGAGCTTCTCCAGAAACAATTAGTGTTGTACCTTGCGGCGTAAACCTTGATCTATTTAAGCCTATGAATAAAGGATTCGCTAGACAAGAACTTCAATTAGATGATGATGAACATGTAATATTATTTGTTGGAAGAATAGTGCCATTGAAGGGCATTGAAAACCTTCTGAAGGCAATGAAATATCTGAGCAATAAAAAAATAAAATTGGTTGTAGTCGGTGGAGATGACTACAGTCGTCTTGAAGTGAAAAGATTAAAAAGGCTTTCCTATCAATTACAGGTTCACAAATCTGTGATTTTTCTCAGTTCAATGGAGCAAAAAATATTACCTTATTTCTATAGCGCTTCGGATGTATGTGTAATTCCATCCTTCTATGAAAGTTTCGGCTTAGTTGCGTTGGAATCGCTAGCTTGTGGAACACCTGTAATTACTACTGATGTAGGATGTATGAAAAGCGTCATTAATGAACCCAAAACTGGGTATATTATTTCCAATAATACACCTCATAATTTGGCCAATAAGATTTCTTATTTATTAAAAAAGCCAAATGCAGACTCTCATTCAATAAGAGAGTCGATAACAAGATTCAGTTGGTCAAATATAGCAGAAACAATAATTAACGAATATGACTCAATCACAAAAACAAATTTCAATCGATAG
- a CDS encoding GNAT family N-acetyltransferase produces the protein MSNSYNIRNYQSSDKASLIDLLKETERLSKECYISPQALFENMIVRKDYRPEEALFLAENARRVIGYINTIPELAINRAVFSCLVHPDYRRKGLGTMLVGFALNYASKIEAKVVHTYIYEDNKISKEFLTNLGFKFIHSFSVLRLNLTKANLQIKVKKFEIRRLKEVEERKLTDLQNRSFDGTWGYNPNTIEDISKLLNFPGLSHKNVIVACDGNILIGYCWMRAGLTNKRKGYVKESIPNIHMLGVEPDYRSQGVGEILLMEGLKDLKNRGFDLVELIVDDKNNQALKLYRSQGFKLWKTSLWYEKSID, from the coding sequence ATGTCAAATTCATACAATATTAGAAACTATCAATCTTCTGATAAAGCTAGTTTAATAGATCTATTGAAAGAAACCGAAAGATTAAGTAAAGAATGTTACATTTCGCCACAGGCTTTATTTGAGAATATGATAGTCCGAAAAGATTATCGTCCTGAGGAGGCTCTATTCTTGGCTGAGAATGCGAGGAGGGTCATAGGTTATATAAATACAATTCCAGAACTCGCCATTAACAGAGCGGTTTTTAGTTGTTTAGTGCATCCGGATTATCGTAGGAAAGGGTTAGGTACAATGCTTGTGGGTTTTGCGTTGAATTATGCTTCGAAAATAGAGGCAAAAGTAGTTCATACATATATTTATGAAGACAATAAAATCAGCAAGGAATTTCTAACTAATTTAGGATTTAAATTCATACATTCATTTTCTGTATTAAGACTAAATCTAACTAAGGCAAATCTTCAAATCAAAGTAAAAAAATTTGAAATTAGACGTCTTAAAGAAGTTGAAGAGAGAAAGCTAACTGATCTTCAAAACAGATCTTTCGATGGTACCTGGGGATATAATCCAAATACAATTGAAGATATATCCAAACTTTTGAATTTTCCAGGTCTTTCGCACAAGAATGTAATTGTTGCATGTGATGGCAATATATTAATTGGTTATTGTTGGATGCGAGCTGGTTTAACTAATAAACGCAAAGGATATGTAAAAGAGTCTATTCCAAACATCCATATGTTAGGAGTCGAACCAGATTATCGAAGCCAAGGTGTAGGTGAGATATTACTTATGGAGGGTTTGAAAGATCTCAAAAATAGAGGTTTTGATCTTGTCGAATTAATTGTAGATGATAAAAATAATCAGGCACTTAAATTATACCGTTCTCAAGGTTTTAAACTGTGGAAAACGAGCTTATGGTATGAAAAATCTATCGATTGA
- a CDS encoding PIG-L family deacetylase, giving the protein MNADVMVVTPHPDDAEYGAAGTVARMVKEGKKVAYVVCTNGDKGTSDINTNPKELAIIREKEQIAACKVLGVKEVAFLRHPDQSLEDTHEFRKEIVCQIRKYRPQIVITANPYRHYIWHRDHRIAGQVTLDAVFPYARDHLTYPELLEKDLKPHKVKEVFLWASNDLNYISDISKTFHLKIAALRCHKSQIGTGEQAKKVEDWVRNMNLDMAKGKNFEIAEAFHLVELPD; this is encoded by the coding sequence GTGAATGCTGATGTAATGGTAGTAACACCACATCCTGACGATGCTGAGTATGGAGCAGCCGGAACTGTGGCGCGAATGGTGAAAGAAGGAAAGAAAGTTGCATATGTCGTTTGTACCAACGGAGATAAAGGCACTTCTGACATCAATACAAATCCTAAGGAGCTTGCTATAATTCGTGAGAAAGAACAGATCGCTGCTTGTAAAGTTCTTGGTGTAAAAGAGGTTGCTTTTCTTCGGCATCCAGATCAAAGCCTAGAAGATACACATGAATTTAGGAAAGAGATCGTTTGTCAAATAAGGAAATATAGACCACAAATTGTAATCACAGCCAATCCATATAGGCACTATATATGGCATCGTGATCATAGGATAGCAGGGCAAGTTACTTTAGATGCTGTTTTTCCTTATGCGAGAGATCACCTTACTTATCCAGAATTATTAGAAAAAGATCTTAAGCCCCATAAAGTTAAAGAAGTATTTTTATGGGCATCCAATGATTTGAATTACATTTCTGATATTTCCAAAACTTTTCATTTGAAAATTGCTGCTTTAAGATGCCATAAAAGTCAAATAGGAACCGGTGAACAAGCAAAAAAAGTAGAAGATTGGGTACGAAATATGAACCTGGATATGGCTAAGGGTAAAAACTTCGAAATTGCAGAAGCATTTCACTTAGTAGAGCTTCCTGATTAA
- a CDS encoding MBL fold metallo-hydrolase produces the protein MSIVDDNILEIKRLQLGSFGTNSYIIKCQKTQKGVLIDAPAEADKILKQLEGIDLNYILLTHDHSDHIGALSELRQKLGVPLAAHPLDAGSLPSPMETSLSDGDILTIGELKIKVLHTPGHTPGSLSFLLRDYLFSGDTIFPGGPGKTWSPSDFKTIINSITTKIFVLPEDTKIYPGHGDSTIISEEKKKFDIFSSKSHDPNFYGDVLWV, from the coding sequence ATGTCAATTGTTGATGATAATATTCTAGAAATCAAAAGATTACAATTGGGATCGTTCGGTACAAATAGCTACATAATAAAATGTCAAAAGACTCAGAAAGGAGTCTTAATTGATGCCCCAGCTGAAGCAGATAAAATACTCAAGCAGCTAGAGGGTATTGATCTAAATTACATTTTGTTAACGCATGATCATTCAGACCATATTGGAGCGCTTTCAGAATTAAGGCAAAAATTAGGTGTGCCATTAGCAGCTCATCCATTAGATGCAGGGAGTCTTCCTTCACCAATGGAAACTTCATTATCTGATGGAGATATTTTAACAATAGGAGAGTTAAAAATAAAAGTGCTTCATACACCAGGCCATACTCCTGGCAGTTTAAGCTTTCTTTTAAGAGATTATCTATTTTCAGGAGACACAATATTCCCAGGAGGGCCAGGAAAGACTTGGTCGCCATCAGATTTTAAAACTATAATCAATTCCATTACAACTAAGATCTTTGTATTACCTGAAGATACAAAGATCTATCCGGGTCATGGTGATTCTACCATAATTAGTGAGGAAAAAAAGAAATTCGATATTTTCTCTTCCAAGTCTCATGATCCCAATTTTTATGGGGATGTTTTATGGGTTTGA
- a CDS encoding HAD-IIIA family hydrolase — MKNLLICVDRDGTLIFDEKYHLGRTDDWKSKVKVLPTVIDGLQHLDSLENASVYMITNQPGVGIKDFPLLTLDRANEVCRHVINELERLGGRIKGYFFCPHAHPDYVKKRNKYRFDEEMICDCDCIKPNPGMVFKALEAEGLTLKNTDVYVIGDRSSDVKTALNVNGKGILVPFEKEPGQIEKVRELNQAHVHIAKNFLDATDFIKNTANN; from the coding sequence ATGAAGAATTTACTTATCTGTGTTGACAGAGATGGTACCTTAATATTTGATGAAAAATATCATCTGGGAAGAACCGATGATTGGAAATCGAAAGTAAAAGTCCTGCCTACAGTGATAGATGGCTTACAGCATTTAGATTCTCTTGAAAACGCTTCAGTTTATATGATCACCAATCAACCTGGAGTCGGAATCAAAGATTTTCCGCTTTTAACACTTGATAGGGCAAATGAAGTATGCAGACACGTCATAAATGAATTAGAGAGATTAGGTGGCCGAATTAAGGGGTACTTCTTCTGTCCTCATGCACATCCTGATTATGTAAAGAAGAGGAATAAATATCGATTTGATGAAGAGATGATCTGCGATTGTGATTGCATTAAACCAAATCCCGGTATGGTGTTTAAAGCGCTGGAGGCAGAAGGTCTTACTTTAAAAAACACTGATGTTTATGTAATCGGCGATCGCTCAAGTGATGTTAAAACAGCATTGAACGTTAATGGAAAAGGAATCTTGGTTCCATTTGAAAAGGAGCCGGGGCAAATTGAAAAAGTAAGGGAGTTAAACCAGGCTCATGTTCATATCGCTAAAAATTTTTTGGATGCAACAGATTTTATTAAAAACACAGCAAACAACTAA